ttttcaacAAGCACAGCTTAAACTGTAACACCACATCTTTTGACTTCTGTGATGACATAATCTATTATGTCAACTAGCTGGTATCACAAGTTTAAAGTCAACCTTCTCAATTCCAGTCTACACTCTCTGAACTGCTCTGAAGGCGGATTTGAGTGAACTGTCTGGAAAGCTCCTGGACAATGGTTTTGTAAAAACAGAGGGAGCATTGAatgatctcttttttttcctccccactCTCTTTAGGTTGAAGATGCCTTGTCATATCTGGACCAAGTCAAAATACGGTTTGCGAATGACCCCGGCATATACAACAAGTTTCTCGACATCATGAAAGAATTCAAGTCGCAGAGGTATTTATGCagacaaagaaaatacaagTACATACACTATTAGTGGCCCATGAGATGTTGATGGTGGAGTCTGCATGAAGGATTTGATTAGTTTGCAAAACATTAGTACGCAGGGATTAACCACACGTTTTAGAGCTTTTATCAATAAGTGAGAAATGGCAGATAGCTTCCTGCTGTAATTAGGCAATCGTTTGTATTAtcttgaaatgtaaaatgtgtggGATGACAGAATTTATAATTAGCGATTCAACTGTGCTCCTTACTACGCTGCAAGTCTCATTGATTCAGAGATCATTGTCGTTCTGAAGCACATGCGAGAGGAAGCTAATCTTTATTTGCCTCTGGTAACTCCTCtgtttctaaaatgtatttttctctttttttctcttgaaTAGCATCGACACACCAGGAGTGATAAACCGTGTGTCCCAGCTCTTCCATGGACACCCTGACTTAGTGTTGGGCTTCAATGCCTTCCTCCCACCAGGGTATCGGATAGAGGTCCCCAAGAATGGGATGGCTTTCCTCCAGTCTCCGTTCTCTACACAAGTGAGACTCTCTCCTCACAGCAGATGTTGATAAATTCTCATAGCTTGTGCTTTATTTATGTTATAACTATAAACATTTCAGCAGGCCCATCACAACAAATTTATTTGTGCTGAAAAACCAACAGACCTTTTAATTTCCTGAGAGGAAACCAGTTCCCCCTATTCTCTACTCAGACGACCTGATTTTGCTGTGATGGAGGCTTCACACCAAAACGAAGCAGCTAATTTGTCAGTTTTTAAGAAATGATCAAGACTAGAAGAGActctttgatattttttttggAGTTCCTCCCGGACTTCAATTTGATTTAAAGCAACAAATGATTTGCAACCAAATTTAAGGTTTTAGTTAAGATTCCAAGGTTTGAAAGGAGCAGAAATATGCCATGCTGAGTTGTGTATATATAACTAAAGTCAGTCAGGTTAGAGCGTTATTCCTTGTAGATGGTTTGATACACCTTGTCTAGAATCGAATACAAAGATTTAATGCCCTGTAATTCCAAACTGATAAGGTGACCTGatttaaagatatttgtttCAGTGCAGATTCAGTCTTATCttagttttaatattttgtttatgtcttCTTTAAGCAGTGTTGTAGATTTTGTTGTTTAAACCCATCCAGGCCAGAGAGTAAACTACCCGAGCCAGAACCAAACCTGCTAAGCATTCTGTTTTTGAGCCCGGTGCAGTGAAAGTAAGGTGCTCTGAGCTTGTGTAACACAAGGAGGGTATGTTTTTAGAGTATACAAAATAATTATGTAAAGTGAAGCTTCTCAATAAGAAATTACAGGGAAACAATCACTCCTGGTTTACTTTCAGTAACACCATATTTACCGACAGccattttgtctgtttcattTGTGTACTGATAGGGCCAAACAAAGATGAAATGCATGTTTTCACTTGGTTTTACCtcaaagaatttgttgtttatctttGGGTTATAGGAGACAGATTAGAGTCTCATAATATAGAGTGACTTAGGACACACCCACTGAAACAGTAGTGAATCTTAACTAAGGTAAACAACGTTATGTCTTATTTAATGCTCTTCTAATGATGTAGCTCAACATCCTCTTGTCTGTCCTTCATTGGTGCAGGTATCCCCGGGCCAGCAGGGGAAGAGTCTCACCACCCCTGCAGTGCCTGCAACCTCAGGTAGTGCCTCTGCCACCAACGTTGAAGCTGGACCCGCCCAGAACAGCGAGGTCAAGGCTGCCTCATCCGAGTCCCTACCCTCTTCAACCTCAGCAGGACCCACAGAGCCCTCTAGCAGGCTCTCTCTTCCGCTGACAAGCAGAGAGAGTCAGAATCAGGCCACCACCTCTTCTGTGTCCCCGCCCGCCTCAGAGACCAGCCCTGTGGAGTTTGACAGTGCCATCAGCTACGTAAACAAGATCAAAAACCGCTTTCTGGATCACCCAGAGATCTACAGAGCCTTCCTAGAGATTCTTCACACATATCAGGTACTTCAGAGGGAAAAGGTGGTgacttgtattgtttttatttatttgtaatgtaatgtaatacagGCAAAGTAGTGTTCTGTAATAGAGCTGTCATTTTTCTTACTTTCCAGTCCCACTCCACTTCATTATTGTAGGCTTGTAGAAAAAGTTTACATTTCCACAGAAATCTATACTTGAACGAATACTAACCCATCTCcgatgtatttttgtttttaaataagatATAAGAATTCCTCACCTGATCAAATTTCCCCTCCTTACTCCTCTTTAGAAGGAACAgctggaggtgaaggagagTCGAGGCAGCCGAGGCAGCAGCGGCATGACGGAAGACGAGGTGTTTTCTAAAGTCGCCAGTCTCTTTAAGGGACAAGAAGACCTGCTGGCTGAGTTTGGACAATTCCTGCCTGACGCCAAGAGATCACTGGTCAGTAAAGCAGCACAAGACATACAGTCAATGTTCTGCCTTCAAAACAGATGACAACTAGGGACAGAAGGGACATAACCAATTTGTACTCAGTCGTTAGACCAGACCAGCAATAtctgttttgttattgtgttttcccctttcagtttttttcacaAGCTCTGCAATTGCTACTGACATTTTGTAATTGTGCTACTGCTCAGAAATGTCATGCTGACAATATTCACTTTAATAGTAAGTACCATGTTAAACTTGTATTACTTATTTAGAAAAAGTAATCTTAAAATTCATGGACAAAGTGTCACAGATCAGTCTGAAGTAGAACTGAAAGCATTAAGTGAGTAAATTGAATGGCAGGCCATTAATTAGCAACTGTttagattttttctttctttcagacaTAATTCAAGCAACTGTGTTGCGGGTGTTTGCTTCTCAAATGGGAATATTTGCTATATTTAGTCTCGGGGAACtattattgaatatatttgagTCTTGAACTGCTGAATGGGTCTTCTTTACCGTTTCCAGATTCTTTACAGATCAAATATCTTTTGGGAAATAATAAAGAACAATGTCATTTGCAGCCATAGTCTATGAAAGTATTATTAATAGATTTCAcaacttctgtgtttgtgcctccTCTCCTGTAGTTCACAGGGAGCTCATTGACTGGGGGGAAAGAGCAGCTGAAAAGGCCGGAGGAAGACGATGCGTTaaccaaacagaacaaaaagagGCCCAGACCCATCCTACTGCAGCACATGTCCCCACTGCTGAAGGTAAATTCCCCTTTTACAATGCCAGTCGACATATACATGTCCTTGAAGTCAAAAAGGTTCAACAACATTTTGTATCATCCAAGGCTTCAACCACAATAACTTTGATAAGTGgtgtttaaatgtgaaaattattaagcttttgttttccttttcatgtAGAAAAAAATGAAGTATTCCTGTACCAAAGATCAGTCCTTTGCCTCAGTTGGCAAGCACGGAGTTTTAAGAGAATTCTCCTTCTTTGATAAGGTGAGGCATAGTTTTCCTCTGTAGCAATGCTGGATTTCCTTTTTCATACTGTTCCTTTGACCCCCTGCCACTGTACTTCCTTTCCCTTCTGTCCTATATTACTGTCTTTACCTTTCTATAATGTGATTGGTCTAATTTCTTTGTCGTCCCACCCAACATTCAGGTTCGCCGCCTGTTTAAAAGCCAGGAAGTGTACGAGAACTTCCTGCGCTGCATCGCCTTGTTTAACCAGGAAGTAGTTTCAGGAGCAGAGCTGCTTCAGCTAGTCACTCCTTTCCTGGGGTAAGTGGGTGGGAAGATGATGGAGCTGGATAAATGTATGAAATGATTGAGTAAAATGATAAAAGTGGATAGACAAATTAATACgtaaagaagctgcagagggcCTGACAAATGTGAATGCTAATGTCTGGTTTTGTGTTGACGTTCAGGTCCATTTAAGAATTTGTCAAGTTATATCAAAAGAGCACTATTCAAGTCCTATTAACCACACCATATTCAAATTTtcgcagttttttttatctgaaagGAAGTACTTGCTCTTTGGtcagctgctcttcttcttATTTATCTGTCAATTGTGATTTCATCTCCTTCCAGGAAGTTTCCTGAACTGTACACCCAGTTCAAGTCATTTCTCGGGGACAAAGAGCTCTCTCATGCTGTGTCAGGGCTGTCGGATCGCTAcatggaggggggagggggcaggGAGGTGGATTATGCCTCCTGCAAGCGCCTGGGTTCTAGCTATAGAGCACTGCCCAAGACCTACCAGCAACCTAAGTGCAGCGGGCGCACTGCACTGTGCAAGGAGGTACGACCACAAACATTTCACTACGAGTTATCACTAGATCGGGGCTTTGCTGAACGGTTCCCTCTGGAAGTGTCTGAGAAACATTTTTCTCAGACACTGTGTGAATCCTTAAAGCCTAACAAACATGATAGTTTTGaaacaaacattgtttacatccatgttttcatctttattgCCTTTTAGTTTTGTATTGCTCCTTTTCTAGACCATTATTGTCACTTGTAGCTCAGTGGAATAACATCAAATCAACctcatgcttgtgtttgtgcatacTCGTAAATGTATACATATGCAAACTAGAATGGCAGTCAGTTCACTACTGCCTTCgccaggcccaacagtccccttaaattcaatcaagcctgGATTTCCTAAAACGGCATTTCTACTTGATAGGCACATTTCCCAATCTTCTACCAAATTTCTTGGAAATCTGTTTGATAGTTTTTATCCTGCCGACAAACACACGGACAGGAGAAAAACCATAACCCCCTTTTTGTAGAGATGACAACACAAGGACCTATTCATAAACAGATTTCCCTGTGGTCATACATTTCTGAGGTTATGATAGAATGGTATTTTATCATGAAATATTTttcttgtaaaatgtttttatcccATTGATAATAATTCATCAATGTATGCATTTTATTATAGGTGTTGAATGACACATGGGTGTCCTTCCCCTCCTGGTCTGAGGACTCCACCTTCGTCAGCTCGAAGAAAACTCCATATGAGGAGCAGTTGCACCGCTGCGAGGATGAACGATTTGAGGTACATACCTTTTTGGTTAAACATAACAAAATACTGTCTTTTCAAAGGAAGAGATATTGAGTTTAACACATAAAGCACAAACTGTCTTTCTAAAAACTTTATGTCTGTAATCCTCCACTTCTAGTTGGATGTGGTTCTTGAGACAAACTTGGCCACCATCCGGGTGCTAGAGAGCGTCCAGAAGAAGCTGTCCCGCCTTTCACCGGAGGACCAGGAACGATTCAGATTAGACGACTGCCTGGGCGGCACCTCTGAGGTCATCCAGCGTCGAGCTGTGTATCGTATCTATGGCGATAAATCCCCTGAGATCATTGAGGGACTGAAGAGGAGTCCTGCCACCGCTGTGCCTGTGGTGCTCAAGAGGTCAGGGCAgtctttttctctttggttTTGACTTAATGTCAAATTTAATGAATTCTTTTTTAAGACCGAACCccttttgtttattgttgacCTCATCTGACACGTGACACTGTCTCCTATTTCTAACCTTAATTGCATCCAATTTATGTTGATTAGACACAGTGGTGAACTGTTGTATCTATTCATCAACACTGAATGTAGAAATTGTAGGTGTAGGTTTGAAGTTTAGGACATTCACATTATGAGCAGGGAGATTTAACTCAGTGACATTAGGATGTAAACTCTGGTTTACTGATAGAAGAAATAAGATGCTTCTATCAATAAGCAGTGGTCTTTGTAGGTCCTGcctcaaaaaaacattaaccaTATAGCAAAACTATAAAATAGTAGTCTTTGTATTTAAACCAGGCACATGGAAGTGCACTTGCACACATTAACACGACACATTCATGAACGTGACTGGGTTCTATCTTCAATAAAGTTGTTGTTCTCTACAGGTTGAAAGCCAaggaagaggagtggagagaggCCCAACAGGGTTTCAATAAGATATGGAGGGAGCAGTACGAGAAGGCCTACCTGAAGTCCCTCGACCACCAAGGAGTCAACTTCAAACAGAATGACATGAAGGCCCTGCGGTCAAAGAGCCTTCTCAATGAGATTGAGAGCGTCTATGATGAGGTAGAGCCCCTCTTCGTTTCTGCTGGTGTAGCACCGGGGCCTCATAACATGAAAAGATAATGAGGTGTGGCGTGTCATGACTTTCCTGTATATTTTCTATGCTAGCTTGAACCATACCAGAGGTTTGACCCAataagaaattgtattttaagtTTCAGTAACTTAAAACCCCTTTTACAATTTGAAATATGATCCCTTCACATTTTGAAAGAATGCATTCAAAACCAGCTGACTAAACAAAAGCCAAATTTCAAAGAATTGACCTCATTCTGGTGTTCAGTGACGGGTGATGAATGGGACAAGCTGACACCCAGTATTCATCTCAGCAAATTAATGTTATgtcttattttctgttttttctttttattgtaatTCAATCCTTGACATTGTAGATTACCTTACAATCTTAGCCCAGGATTAAGTCACAAGAATTGATCTTCTGATGAGTTTTAGTCTGATATAGTTCAAAGCTACAGAAATGACAAAGTTTTGTCGTTtccatttatgttgtttttttggtccCCCTTGTAAACAGTTTCTCTGGTCAATAACTCCATTAGAGTTGTTCATCATAAGCTGTGGAATTTCAATTTACAACTCTGACTGTTGCAGTGTTTCCTTCCGAATTCTCCTAActttatctttgtgttttttttttctgtgtatcAGCGTCAGGAGCAGAGCACAGAAGAAGGTGGCATCGGTCAGCAGGGACGTAACGGCTCTGGTTCTGCCGCATCCAGCGAGCCTCACATGGTGTTCACGTATGAGGACAAGCAGATCCTGGAGGACGCCGCCTCACTAATCATCTACCACGTCAAACGGCAACCCACCATCCACAAAGACGACAAGGACCACATCAAGCGCATCATCCAGCACTTTGTCCCCGACCTGTTCTTCTCTCGCCGCGGTGAGCTCAGTGATACTGAAGAATGGACAGATGAGGAGGCTGAGCCTGAagacggaggagagggagaagggggagagaggggagacaggggagagagggtagagagaggagacaggggagagagaggagagagaggcgaaagaggagagaggggaagatcAGCAGCAGTCCCAGTGctaggaggagcaggaggaaatggTAATTCTAACAATGCATCAGGAGCAGCACCAGCCACAGGTAGTCAATCTCAACCCCAACCTGCCCAGCCACAGCCCCAGGCacaactccagcagcagctcaatgGCGAGTCCAGGCGAAGGCGCTGCAGCCCGTCCCAACCTGCGGAACCAGaggcctccaccacctccagtAGCATGAGTCAGGTGCCAGGGACCACCACATCCACCCCTGTATCTACTCCTATGGAGATGGGCTCTGGTACAGCCGGGGAGAAGGTGGACCTGCGCGACCCTGAAGCGGAGCACCAGAAGGAGCTGGACGGTGTCTACAACCTGTTCTTCGTCAACAACAACTGGTATTTCTTCTTGCGGCTGCACCAGACTCTG
The nucleotide sequence above comes from Platichthys flesus chromosome 9, fPlaFle2.1, whole genome shotgun sequence. Encoded proteins:
- the sin3b gene encoding paired amphipathic helix protein Sin3b, giving the protein MAKLQAHSTAKQINQIQDKPYVVTQKQVQQQQQQQHFQKLKVEDALSYLDQVKIRFANDPGIYNKFLDIMKEFKSQSIDTPGVINRVSQLFHGHPDLVLGFNAFLPPGYRIEVPKNGMAFLQSPFSTQVSPGQQGKSLTTPAVPATSGSASATNVEAGPAQNSEVKAASSESLPSSTSAGPTEPSSRLSLPLTSRESQNQATTSSVSPPASETSPVEFDSAISYVNKIKNRFLDHPEIYRAFLEILHTYQKEQLEVKESRGSRGSSGMTEDEVFSKVASLFKGQEDLLAEFGQFLPDAKRSLFTGSSLTGGKEQLKRPEEDDALTKQNKKRPRPILLQHMSPLLKKKMKYSCTKDQSFASVGKHGVLREFSFFDKVRRLFKSQEVYENFLRCIALFNQEVVSGAELLQLVTPFLGKFPELYTQFKSFLGDKELSHAVSGLSDRYMEGGGGREVDYASCKRLGSSYRALPKTYQQPKCSGRTALCKEVLNDTWVSFPSWSEDSTFVSSKKTPYEEQLHRCEDERFELDVVLETNLATIRVLESVQKKLSRLSPEDQERFRLDDCLGGTSEVIQRRAVYRIYGDKSPEIIEGLKRSPATAVPVVLKRLKAKEEEWREAQQGFNKIWREQYEKAYLKSLDHQGVNFKQNDMKALRSKSLLNEIESVYDERQEQSTEEGGIGQQGRNGSGSAASSEPHMVFTYEDKQILEDAASLIIYHVKRQPTIHKDDKDHIKRIIQHFVPDLFFSRRGELSDTEEWTDEEAEPEDGGEGEGGERGDRGERVERGDRGERGERGERGERGRSAAVPVLGGAGGNGNSNNASGAAPATGSQSQPQPAQPQPQAQLQQQLNGESRRRRCSPSQPAEPEASTTSSSMSQVPGTTTSTPVSTPMEMGSGTAGEKVDLRDPEAEHQKELDGVYNLFFVNNNWYFFLRLHQTLCTRLLKVYRQAERQLLEHRAEQSRERLLMAEGRREKACDLAMELRLKPPSEVELEEYYPAFLDMVRSLLDGNLDSNQYEDTLREMFTIHAYIGFTIDKVIHNIIRQLQHLVSDEVCLQVVDLYLAERKRGAAGGNLSSQCVRAAWETSHQWKAERVMAEENCFKVMFIQNKGHVTMTIELLDTEEAQADDPLDVQCLSSYMEQFVGAESSLCSQADGYFFKPVFLPRNLRRFRRWQVRQVEAMRCRREWHRQLGVENAGSLDCRFKLNTHKMVFVMNSEDYMYRRGALVKSRKSQHRVAATQHDRFDKWHQGWLADHVTASAERSVQNWLMGEEEEDMIPCKTTCLSTEVKGQAVNRYQVHYSSSKAPASP